A genomic region of Friedmanniella luteola contains the following coding sequences:
- a CDS encoding SRPBCC family protein: protein MNETTTTPLDHPLGRLGAVVREDGEVLLRFERHYDVPAADVWSALTDPERTARWIGRWSGDPTEGHVLLTMTDEEGAAAEPVTIDRCEPPSRLEVTAGTPDGPWPLTVLLSEEGGRTRLLFTHRLAEPYDAGDIGPGWHYYLDRLDAVVAGGPVPSDFTAYHPRLAGSYPVPEP from the coding sequence ATGAACGAGACCACCACCACGCCCCTCGACCACCCCTTGGGCCGCCTGGGTGCGGTCGTCCGCGAGGACGGCGAGGTCCTGCTGCGCTTCGAGCGGCACTACGACGTCCCGGCCGCCGACGTCTGGTCGGCCCTCACCGACCCGGAGCGGACGGCGCGCTGGATCGGCCGCTGGAGCGGCGACCCGACCGAGGGCCACGTGCTGCTGACCATGACCGACGAGGAGGGCGCCGCGGCCGAGCCCGTCACCATCGACCGCTGCGAACCGCCCTCGCGGCTGGAGGTCACGGCGGGCACGCCGGACGGGCCCTGGCCGCTCACGGTGCTGCTGAGCGAGGAGGGCGGCCGCACCCGGCTGCTCTTCACCCACCGGCTCGCCGAGCCCTACGACGCCGGCGACATCGGGCCGGGCTGGCACTACTACCTCGACCGCCTCGACGCCGTGGTCGCGGGCGGTCCGGTGCCGTCGGACTTCACCGCCTACCACCCCCGGCTGGCCG